A genome region from Verrucomicrobiia bacterium includes the following:
- the folE2 gene encoding GTP cyclohydrolase FolE2 has translation MRDLQSEKDFRNVPLNRVGIKNLRYPVEVLDQKAGRQKTVANISMFVDLAGDLRGTHLSRFVELVHRHKDEIGVSNLASILSDTKESFGSRDAYLELAFPYFIEKQAPVTGERGLLEYRAFFAAYLSDSYRGTVGVSVPVTTLCPCSKEISAAGAHNQRSLVGLWVEASRFVWFEELIALVEEKASSELFSLLKREDEKFVTERAYANPRFVEDLVREITLELEDDEEVSGFRVEVESLESIHNHNAYALVERGSVLGPVSTIPFWAPEKITTAF, from the coding sequence ATGCGTGATTTGCAGAGCGAAAAGGATTTCCGGAACGTCCCCTTGAACCGGGTCGGCATCAAAAACCTGCGCTATCCAGTGGAGGTTTTGGACCAGAAGGCGGGGCGGCAGAAAACGGTGGCCAACATTTCGATGTTTGTCGATTTGGCCGGTGATTTGCGGGGCACCCATCTTTCCCGCTTCGTGGAGCTGGTGCACAGGCATAAAGATGAAATAGGGGTTTCCAATCTGGCTTCCATTCTTTCGGACACCAAGGAGTCATTCGGCTCTCGGGATGCTTATCTGGAACTTGCTTTCCCCTACTTCATCGAAAAACAGGCGCCCGTAACGGGGGAGCGTGGGCTTTTGGAATATCGGGCGTTTTTTGCCGCTTATCTGTCTGATTCTTATCGCGGCACGGTGGGGGTTTCGGTGCCGGTGACCACGCTCTGCCCCTGTTCCAAGGAGATTTCGGCAGCCGGGGCGCATAATCAAAGAAGTTTGGTCGGGTTGTGGGTGGAGGCCTCCCGCTTTGTCTGGTTCGAAGAACTGATTGCACTGGTGGAGGAAAAGGCCTCGTCCGAACTGTTTTCCCTTTTGAAACGGGAGGATGAGAAATTCGTGACCGAAAGGGCGTATGCCAATCCCCGATTTGTGGAGGATTTGGTGCGGGAAATCACGCTCGAACTGGAGGATGATGAAGAGGTTTCCGGTTTCCGGGTGGAGGTGGAATCGCTCGAATCAATACACAATCACAATGCTTACGCCTTGGTCGAGCGTGGGTCTGTCCTCGGCCCGGTTTCCACAATTCCCTTCTGGGCGCCGGAAAAAATAACCACGGCGTTTTAG
- a CDS encoding CorA family divalent cation transporter, translating into MVKTLIYESGIVREGKLEEIAKPGVIGWVDFENPTDLELTQAAGLSKLEVQELKDNLGRTQGAVTKNYEQYTLLIFRSALRGEREAYTQPFVILISKKQKDFITLHRHPSTSMERIRRYPPQRLASIFAKGPTMLLYVLLDEFIESYRAALAAVEDVVEEVEEEVIAGTSRDVVLKQVLAIKKALVFYRKDLAANREVISSIEKEYAENLDRGLLSKFRLHYADLAALYDSVSIYHDVLSTAIEVHLSIVSNNLNQTMKKMTSWGAIILVPSLIAGIYGMNFAHLPLSDSITGFWILLGFMAGSVLGLVRYFKKRDWI; encoded by the coding sequence ATGGTCAAGACCCTGATTTATGAGTCCGGGATTGTCCGGGAAGGAAAACTGGAGGAGATAGCCAAGCCGGGAGTCATCGGCTGGGTTGATTTTGAAAACCCAACCGATTTGGAACTAACGCAGGCGGCCGGGCTCTCCAAGTTGGAAGTTCAAGAGTTGAAGGACAATCTGGGCCGGACGCAGGGGGCGGTCACCAAAAACTACGAACAGTACACCCTTTTAATTTTCCGCTCCGCCTTGCGCGGGGAGCGGGAGGCGTACACCCAGCCGTTCGTGATTCTGATTTCCAAAAAACAGAAGGACTTCATCACGCTACACCGCCACCCCTCCACCAGCATGGAGCGGATTCGACGCTATCCGCCCCAGCGGCTGGCTTCCATTTTCGCCAAGGGGCCGACGATGCTTTTGTACGTTTTGCTGGATGAGTTCATCGAAAGCTACCGGGCGGCTTTGGCGGCGGTGGAGGATGTGGTCGAAGAGGTGGAGGAGGAAGTGATTGCCGGCACGTCCCGGGATGTCGTTTTAAAACAGGTTCTGGCCATCAAAAAAGCGCTGGTTTTTTACCGCAAGGATTTGGCCGCCAACCGGGAGGTGATTTCCAGCATCGAGAAGGAGTACGCCGAAAATCTCGATCGAGGCCTGCTCTCCAAATTCCGGCTGCACTACGCCGATCTGGCCGCGCTTTACGACAGCGTTTCCATTTATCATGATGTTTTGTCGACTGCTATCGAGGTGCACCTGTCCATCGTTTCCAACAATTTGAATCAGACGATGAAAAAGATGACCTCCTGGGGAGCCATTATCTTGGTCCCCTCCCTAATCGCCGGGATTTATGGGATGAATTTCGCCCATTTGCCCCTTTCCGACAGCATCACCGGTTTTTGGATTCTGCTCGGATTTATGGCCGGCTCGGTTCTTGGGCTGGTGCGGTATTTCAAAAAACGGGACTGGATTTAA
- the rplI gene encoding 50S ribosomal protein L9: MKVILKEDVEKLGKVGEVVSVADGYARNFLIPRQLATVATKGTLRAVEHITREKALRDQKKRRELERLKQTIEKLSLMTEKETGEEDRLFGSVTSSEVAELLAQQGVSVDRRKIELEEPIKALGIYEVPVKLGLDITATVKLWVVRKKEEISG; this comes from the coding sequence ATGAAAGTCATTTTAAAAGAAGACGTGGAAAAACTGGGAAAGGTGGGAGAGGTGGTCAGCGTGGCGGACGGCTACGCCCGGAACTTTTTGATACCGCGTCAGCTGGCCACCGTGGCCACCAAGGGAACTTTGCGCGCGGTCGAGCACATCACCCGGGAAAAGGCCTTGCGCGACCAGAAAAAGCGCCGGGAGCTGGAACGGCTGAAGCAGACCATAGAGAAACTCTCCTTAATGACCGAAAAAGAAACAGGGGAGGAGGATCGGCTGTTCGGGTCGGTCACCAGTTCGGAGGTCGCCGAGCTTTTGGCCCAGCAGGGGGTCAGCGTGGACCGGCGGAAAATCGAGCTGGAGGAGCCGATCAAGGCGCTCGGAATTTACGAAGTGCCGGTGAAACTGGGGCTGGATATCACCGCCACGGTAAAACTCTGGGTGGTGCGGAAAAAAGAGGAGATTTCGGGGTAA
- a CDS encoding response regulator yields MASQKVLLIDDQLLFISQISSGLAALGLEVESTLPGNNGLVGKAAQSSLVLVNLGFGGEKALEVVRSLRKNLPDLPIVGYCGHEEKTIREAGLKAGATTVVPNSQVTLNLGKIVGQFVKFG; encoded by the coding sequence TTGGCGAGCCAGAAAGTTTTGCTTATCGACGACCAGCTTCTGTTCATTTCGCAAATTTCGTCCGGGCTTGCAGCTTTGGGACTGGAAGTCGAATCAACCTTGCCGGGCAATAACGGACTCGTTGGAAAAGCGGCGCAAAGTTCGCTCGTTTTGGTGAATCTTGGATTTGGAGGTGAAAAAGCGCTGGAAGTGGTGCGGAGCTTGCGGAAAAATTTGCCGGATTTGCCGATTGTGGGCTACTGCGGTCACGAGGAGAAAACTATTAGGGAAGCGGGGCTGAAAGCTGGAGCGACGACGGTGGTGCCGAATTCACAGGTCACGCTGAATCTCGGGAAAATCGTTGGTCAATTCGTCAAATTTGGATGA
- a CDS encoding DUF2232 domain-containing protein — MKQNAFLLALTFGLAVLATSGWVPAGLVFVINLALTAALIFLFGRLPVKTSLGWIFVLTAASGWMGKSWMTSAIYFALILLPAAAAGLAVAKKMAYGRAFWVMAFSAVVPTGLFVSFAYDSVKLQLASMGETMKQLFAGFGSSVQAAELQKAVQSYLEFIIDVIPALYFISSFFFLAMAHLLALWALGRAGVFSPGPKKFVTWQAPFFLIFLLGAGLAGHLFLQNGWVRAADNLLLIVVFVYAICGTSNLEYFFKKLRTHWAIKGLFYIWLVLFGLASFFILSAVGFLDSRFDFRGLKKVGLAKESEE, encoded by the coding sequence ATGAAGCAAAACGCCTTTCTTTTGGCCTTAACTTTCGGCCTGGCCGTCTTGGCCACCAGCGGCTGGGTGCCGGCGGGGCTGGTATTCGTCATTAATCTGGCGCTTACGGCGGCCTTGATCTTCCTTTTCGGGCGGCTGCCGGTGAAGACCTCGCTCGGGTGGATATTCGTTCTGACGGCGGCTTCCGGCTGGATGGGAAAAAGCTGGATGACCTCGGCGATCTATTTCGCCTTGATCCTCCTTCCGGCCGCCGCGGCCGGACTGGCGGTGGCGAAAAAAATGGCATACGGGCGGGCGTTTTGGGTCATGGCTTTTTCGGCGGTGGTTCCGACGGGTCTTTTTGTGTCGTTTGCCTATGATTCGGTCAAGCTCCAGCTTGCCTCCATGGGTGAAACGATGAAACAGCTTTTTGCCGGGTTCGGTTCGTCGGTCCAAGCCGCCGAGTTGCAGAAGGCGGTGCAATCGTATCTGGAGTTCATCATCGACGTGATCCCGGCCCTCTACTTTATATCCAGTTTTTTCTTTTTGGCGATGGCTCATCTTTTGGCCCTCTGGGCCCTGGGGCGGGCGGGTGTTTTTTCCCCGGGGCCGAAGAAGTTTGTCACCTGGCAGGCGCCCTTCTTTTTGATTTTTCTGCTTGGCGCCGGGCTGGCGGGGCATCTTTTTCTGCAGAATGGCTGGGTGCGCGCGGCGGACAACCTGCTTTTGATCGTGGTTTTCGTCTACGCCATCTGCGGAACCTCCAATCTGGAGTATTTTTTCAAAAAGCTGCGCACCCACTGGGCCATCAAGGGGCTTTTTTACATCTGGCTGGTGCTCTTCGGGCTGGCCTCTTTTTTCATTCTGTCGGCGGTCGGGTTTTTGGACAGCCGGTTTGATTTTCGGGGGCTCAAAAAAGTTGGTTTGGCAAAGGAAAGCGAGGAATAA
- a CDS encoding TIGR00366 family protein, which translates to MKLLSQSAAGLINLSERLIPSAFVIALILTLFTFGMSLGVVGISLGDTIHFWGNGFWELLTFAMQMALIILTGYIVAASAPVAAFLEKVAGLAKGPKSSILVMTLASLALAFFHWGLSMVGSALLVRQIAKRKTGVDYPLLVAAAYLGMGCTWHAGLSASAPLLVATPGHFLEAKIGVISTGETIFSSFNLILVGLVTLVLAFLVPALHPAPEKSRPVDPQLLETFGSRENYRLSKPKSWLDWWEKTPFLNVSFALVAGLWLWMRFASGKTNLDINLLNFVFLFMGLALHSSPQSFWRAAEEGGKLVFGVFVQFPFYAGMYGIIKDSGLAEIVGNWFVSISSAKTYPLLVYWYSGLVNYFVPSGGSKWAIEAPYLLDAAQNLGVPTAKVVTSYAWGDMATDLIQPFWAIPLLTVAKVEFKEILGYELLIFLVYILIVSAAFFFFI; encoded by the coding sequence ATGAAACTCCTGTCGCAAAGCGCCGCCGGGCTGATTAATCTTAGCGAGCGGCTCATCCCCTCCGCTTTCGTCATTGCCTTGATTCTGACCCTCTTCACCTTCGGTATGTCCTTGGGGGTGGTCGGGATTTCGCTGGGCGACACCATTCACTTCTGGGGGAACGGTTTTTGGGAGCTTCTGACCTTTGCCATGCAGATGGCGCTGATAATTTTGACCGGCTACATCGTCGCCGCCTCCGCCCCGGTGGCCGCTTTTTTGGAAAAAGTCGCCGGGCTGGCCAAAGGCCCCAAAAGCTCCATTTTGGTAATGACCTTGGCCTCGCTCGCGCTGGCCTTTTTCCACTGGGGGCTTTCAATGGTCGGCTCGGCGCTTCTGGTTCGACAGATTGCCAAAAGAAAAACCGGCGTGGACTATCCGCTTTTAGTTGCCGCCGCCTATTTGGGAATGGGCTGCACCTGGCACGCCGGCCTCTCTGCCTCGGCTCCCCTTTTGGTGGCCACGCCGGGGCATTTTCTCGAGGCAAAAATCGGCGTCATTTCGACCGGGGAAACGATTTTTTCAAGTTTTAATTTGATTTTGGTCGGCCTCGTCACGCTTGTTTTGGCATTCCTGGTCCCGGCTTTGCATCCCGCCCCCGAAAAAAGCCGCCCGGTCGATCCCCAACTTTTGGAAACCTTCGGCAGCCGGGAAAACTACCGGCTTTCCAAGCCGAAAAGCTGGCTCGATTGGTGGGAAAAGACGCCGTTCCTCAATGTTTCCTTTGCCCTCGTTGCCGGACTTTGGCTTTGGATGCGTTTTGCGTCCGGTAAGACCAATCTGGATATTAATCTTCTGAATTTCGTTTTCCTTTTCATGGGCCTCGCCCTCCATTCCTCCCCGCAGAGCTTCTGGCGGGCGGCGGAAGAAGGGGGGAAGCTGGTTTTCGGCGTCTTCGTTCAGTTTCCCTTCTACGCCGGGATGTACGGCATCATCAAGGATTCGGGTTTGGCGGAAATTGTCGGCAACTGGTTCGTTTCCATTTCTTCGGCCAAAACTTATCCTTTGCTCGTGTACTGGTACTCCGGGCTGGTGAACTACTTTGTCCCCTCCGGCGGCTCCAAGTGGGCCATCGAGGCGCCGTATCTTTTGGACGCCGCCCAAAACCTGGGCGTGCCGACCGCCAAGGTGGTCACCTCCTACGCCTGGGGGGATATGGCCACCGATTTGATTCAGCCCTTCTGGGCCATCCCGCTTTTGACCGTGGCCAAAGTGGAATTCAAGGAGATTCTGGGCTACGAGCTTCTGATTTTTCTGGTTTACATCCTGATCGTCTCGGCCGCCTTTTTTTTCTTCATTTGA
- a CDS encoding bifunctional nuclease family protein, with translation MIQSKINGLALDVSTQSPVVILAPLDASGPSGEKVLPIWIGPFEAQAIAMELSGIPSKRPLTHDLIKSVISMMGGKVEKIEVTELVNQTFYAKIYVSVNSHMVEIDARPSDSLALALKSKAPIFVNEELFQDKKDQMGPIGGPEQGGESPDSLRERLRRINPEDFGRYSL, from the coding sequence ATGATTCAATCCAAAATAAACGGACTGGCCCTGGACGTTTCCACCCAGTCGCCGGTGGTGATTCTGGCCCCGCTGGACGCCTCCGGCCCGAGCGGGGAGAAGGTTTTACCCATCTGGATCGGCCCCTTCGAGGCACAGGCGATTGCGATGGAGCTTTCCGGCATCCCCTCCAAAAGGCCTTTGACCCACGATTTAATCAAATCGGTCATTTCCATGATGGGGGGGAAAGTGGAAAAAATCGAGGTGACCGAGCTGGTGAACCAGACCTTTTATGCCAAAATATACGTTTCCGTCAACAGCCACATGGTGGAAATCGACGCCCGGCCTTCCGATTCTTTGGCTTTGGCTTTGAAATCGAAAGCCCCCATTTTTGTCAACGAGGAGCTTTTCCAGGACAAGAAAGACCAGATGGGGCCCATCGGCGGGCCGGAGCAGGGAGGGGAATCCCCCGATTCGCTGAGGGAACGGCTGCGGCGCATCAATCCAGAAGATTTCGGCCGGTACTCGCTTTAG
- the rpsR gene encoding 30S ribosomal protein S18, with protein MPRRFEREEEHSRERGDRGSRPPAAKKSCRFCANPFDPIDYKNERQVRRLVSERGKILPRRATGNCAKHQREAAIAVKYARHLAILPFVSEFHK; from the coding sequence ATGCCGCGCCGCTTTGAACGGGAAGAGGAACATTCGAGGGAAAGGGGAGATCGGGGAAGCCGTCCGCCGGCCGCCAAGAAAAGCTGCCGCTTTTGCGCCAACCCCTTTGACCCGATCGACTACAAGAACGAGCGGCAGGTGCGCCGTTTGGTCTCCGAGCGGGGAAAAATTCTGCCCCGCCGGGCCACGGGGAACTGCGCCAAGCACCAGCGGGAGGCGGCCATTGCCGTCAAATACGCCCGGCATCTGGCGATTTTGCCGTTTGTTTCGGAATTTCATAAATGA
- a CDS encoding MGMT family protein yields MFVRIYRLVNTIPPGKVTTYGTIARVLGNPRLSRRVGFAMASLPQGSKVPWHRVLGKNGITVPPPYNALQKALLTKEKVRFDKNGRPLERHFHLF; encoded by the coding sequence TTGTTTGTCCGAATTTACCGGCTGGTGAACACCATTCCGCCGGGAAAAGTGACCACGTACGGCACCATCGCGCGGGTTTTGGGGAATCCGCGGCTTTCCCGCCGGGTGGGGTTTGCGATGGCTTCGCTACCGCAGGGTTCGAAGGTTCCCTGGCACCGGGTTCTCGGGAAAAACGGCATTACCGTTCCTCCTCCCTATAACGCCCTTCAAAAGGCGTTATTGACGAAGGAAAAGGTGCGCTTCGACAAAAACGGCCGGCCCCTGGAGAGGCATTTTCATCTGTTTTGA
- a CDS encoding glycosyltransferase family 4 protein, protein MKILQVITSGGWGGMEKVPLDWHNFWLSEKKESHLLVRGKTPLSEKQTETPNLLTAQNRWGLIAKIRELLTEKKIDLVICHYPKDLPYLVWALRKYPESKLFLVKHQSPGSPKKDFYHRWLYSKVSRILPVSDFLAEKCRAVYPVGPEKIETLHNGILPENWKTAPELREKTRKELGWTGGEIVVGMISRITPKKGHLDLTRLAPKLLEREPKLRFLIVGGWYPHDKKLFIQCFEEIKREGLGPYFFWSGPRGVADVRPYLAATDIFLSLAYEESFGLSVIEAMAAGLPVIGPQAGAIPEIINDGNEGFLIPLSDFVGGTGEKLATAVTKLAESTDLRKQMGDTGQKKVVEKFALPLILKKLEKIYETAKAG, encoded by the coding sequence TTGAAAATCCTGCAGGTCATAACCTCCGGCGGCTGGGGGGGAATGGAAAAAGTCCCCTTGGACTGGCACAATTTCTGGCTGTCGGAAAAAAAGGAGAGTCACCTTTTGGTTCGGGGAAAAACCCCCTTATCCGAAAAGCAAACTGAAACGCCAAACTTGCTCACCGCCCAAAATCGTTGGGGGTTGATTGCGAAAATCCGTGAGTTGCTGACCGAAAAGAAAATCGACTTGGTCATTTGCCATTATCCCAAAGACCTGCCCTATTTGGTCTGGGCGCTAAGAAAATACCCAGAATCCAAACTCTTTTTGGTCAAACACCAATCCCCCGGAAGCCCCAAGAAAGATTTTTACCACCGCTGGCTTTATTCCAAAGTCAGCCGCATTCTGCCGGTTTCCGATTTTCTGGCCGAAAAATGCCGCGCCGTCTATCCCGTCGGACCGGAAAAAATCGAAACCCTGCACAACGGCATTCTGCCGGAGAACTGGAAAACGGCTCCGGAACTGCGCGAAAAAACCAGAAAAGAATTGGGTTGGACGGGTGGCGAAATCGTGGTCGGAATGATTTCCCGCATCACCCCGAAGAAGGGGCATCTCGATTTAACCCGGCTGGCGCCCAAACTTTTGGAAAGGGAGCCGAAACTTCGTTTTCTCATTGTCGGCGGCTGGTACCCCCACGATAAAAAGCTTTTTATTCAGTGTTTTGAGGAAATTAAACGGGAGGGGCTGGGCCCCTACTTTTTCTGGAGCGGCCCGCGCGGGGTGGCCGACGTGCGCCCCTATCTGGCCGCAACTGACATTTTTCTTTCGCTGGCGTATGAGGAATCGTTCGGCCTCTCGGTTATCGAAGCAATGGCCGCCGGTTTGCCGGTCATCGGCCCCCAAGCCGGCGCCATCCCGGAAATCATCAACGATGGAAATGAGGGGTTTCTGATTCCGTTGTCCGACTTTGTCGGCGGCACGGGTGAAAAACTTGCAACAGCGGTGACCAAGCTTGCAGAGAGTACTGACCTCCGCAAACAAATGGGAGACACCGGCCAAAAGAAGGTGGTTGAAAAGTTTGCCCTCCCTTTGATTTTGAAAAAACTGGAAAAGATTTACGAAACGGCCAAGGCTGGTTGA
- a CDS encoding radical SAM protein — MSLKVNEIYFSIQGESSYAGLPCVFVRLTGCNLRCVWCDTEYAFYEGEWKALDQIVAEVSQFGCKLVELTGGEPLLQRESFVLVDKLIVAGFKVLIETSGSILLDKLNPAAIKIMDIKCPGSKMEHKNRWENIHFLTPKDEVKFVLADRGDYDWAVAVLRKHQLDRRATVLFSTVFGALEPVNVVEWILQDRLPVRFQLQMHKFIWHPETKGV; from the coding sequence ATGAGTTTGAAGGTCAACGAAATCTACTTTTCCATTCAGGGGGAATCCTCCTACGCCGGGCTCCCCTGCGTTTTCGTCCGGCTGACCGGATGCAATTTGCGCTGTGTATGGTGTGACACGGAATACGCCTTTTACGAGGGGGAATGGAAAGCGCTCGACCAAATCGTGGCGGAAGTGAGTCAGTTCGGCTGCAAGCTGGTGGAACTGACCGGCGGGGAGCCGCTTTTGCAAAGGGAAAGCTTTGTCTTGGTGGATAAACTAATAGTAGCCGGATTCAAAGTGCTTATCGAGACCAGCGGCTCGATTTTGCTCGACAAATTAAATCCGGCAGCCATCAAGATAATGGACATCAAATGTCCTGGCAGCAAGATGGAACACAAAAACCGCTGGGAGAACATCCATTTTCTGACTCCCAAGGACGAAGTGAAGTTCGTTCTGGCCGACCGGGGGGATTATGACTGGGCGGTTGCCGTTTTGCGCAAGCATCAACTGGACAGAAGGGCGACAGTTCTTTTCTCCACCGTTTTCGGAGCGCTGGAGCCTGTGAACGTGGTGGAGTGGATTTTGCAGGACAGGTTGCCGGTGCGCTTTCAACTGCAAATGCACAAGTTCATCTGGCATCCGGAGACTAAAGGCGTATGA
- a CDS encoding Mrp/NBP35 family ATP-binding protein, producing MISEEQIWKALEGVKDPELGISIVRLGMVKKVSVEGGRVTVDVALTISGCPLREKVEKDVTEAVSNLDGVCSVQVNLGVMAKEERDELVAQLTGRKQSQLFAGQRPKKVIPIASGKGGVGKSTVTANLAVALAASGYKVGVIDADVYGFSIPQMLGVSGRPTVINQMIIPLEKDGVKVISIGFLVPEDASVIWRGPMLHKAITQFMTDVFWGELDFLLLDLPPGTGDVSITVAQALPEAEILIVTTPQKVAFNVAARISKLAEVAHLKIMGVVENMSYFQTPQGEKIHIFGKGGGRELAGKLGVPLIGEIPIKVEIREGSDRGEPVSIYRKDSATGRLYAEIARKLAATLPQPALAVS from the coding sequence ATGATTTCTGAAGAACAAATCTGGAAAGCGCTGGAAGGCGTAAAGGACCCCGAACTGGGGATTTCCATTGTCCGGCTGGGGATGGTCAAAAAAGTGAGCGTGGAGGGGGGGAGGGTGACCGTCGATGTCGCTTTGACCATTTCCGGCTGTCCCCTGCGGGAAAAAGTGGAGAAGGATGTGACCGAGGCGGTCTCCAACCTTGATGGGGTGTGCTCCGTTCAGGTCAATTTGGGGGTGATGGCCAAAGAAGAGCGGGACGAACTGGTGGCGCAGTTGACCGGAAGAAAACAAAGCCAGCTTTTCGCCGGGCAGCGCCCGAAAAAAGTCATTCCCATCGCCTCCGGCAAAGGGGGGGTGGGGAAATCGACGGTGACCGCCAATTTGGCGGTGGCGTTGGCCGCTTCCGGTTACAAAGTCGGCGTCATTGATGCCGATGTGTATGGATTTTCCATCCCGCAAATGTTAGGCGTTTCCGGACGCCCCACGGTCATCAACCAGATGATTATCCCGCTCGAAAAAGACGGCGTCAAGGTCATCTCCATCGGTTTTTTAGTGCCGGAGGATGCCTCGGTCATTTGGCGCGGACCGATGCTGCACAAGGCGATCACCCAGTTTATGACCGACGTTTTTTGGGGGGAGCTTGATTTCCTGCTTCTGGATTTGCCGCCGGGAACGGGGGATGTTTCCATCACCGTGGCGCAGGCGTTGCCGGAGGCGGAGATATTAATCGTCACCACGCCGCAGAAGGTGGCCTTTAACGTGGCCGCGCGGATTTCCAAGCTGGCGGAGGTGGCGCACTTGAAAATTATGGGGGTGGTGGAAAATATGTCCTACTTCCAGACGCCGCAGGGGGAAAAGATTCACATCTTCGGCAAGGGAGGCGGGCGGGAGCTGGCCGGGAAACTTGGAGTGCCGCTCATCGGCGAAATTCCGATCAAAGTAGAAATCCGGGAAGGGTCGGACCGGGGGGAGCCGGTTTCGATTTACCGCAAGGACTCCGCCACCGGGCGGCTGTACGCCGAAATCGCCCGGAAGCTGGCGGCGACCTTACCTCAACCAGCCTTGGCCGTTTCGTAA
- the queC gene encoding 7-cyano-7-deazaguanine synthase QueC, with translation MRRPLAVVLISGGMDSAVALAMTLKEGFAAAGLHLNYGQKTERGEERAFQEICDFYGIHRRMAVPLPYFSQIGGSSLTDEKIPVSTAGVDSTTIPTSYVPFRNAHGLSIAASWGEVLGASRLVIGAVEEDSSGYPDCREVFYKAFEKAIDLGTKPETKIDIWMPVIHFSKAEIVRKGSELGVPFHLTWSCYQNENLACGVCDSCRLRLKGFAQAGIEDPIPYKKKESIHA, from the coding sequence ATGAGGAGGCCGTTGGCCGTTGTTTTAATAAGCGGGGGGATGGATTCGGCCGTGGCGCTCGCCATGACTTTGAAGGAAGGGTTTGCCGCCGCCGGGCTGCATTTGAACTACGGGCAGAAAACAGAAAGGGGGGAGGAGCGCGCCTTTCAAGAAATTTGTGATTTTTACGGCATCCACCGGCGAATGGCGGTTCCTCTTCCCTACTTTTCACAAATCGGCGGTTCCAGTTTGACGGACGAGAAAATTCCGGTATCGACCGCCGGTGTCGATTCAACGACGATTCCGACTTCCTACGTGCCGTTCCGCAATGCCCACGGGCTTTCAATCGCCGCTTCCTGGGGGGAGGTTTTGGGAGCTTCCCGACTCGTCATCGGCGCCGTGGAGGAGGACAGCTCCGGCTATCCCGACTGCCGGGAGGTTTTTTACAAGGCGTTTGAAAAGGCAATCGATTTGGGAACCAAACCGGAGACGAAAATTGATATTTGGATGCCGGTGATTCATTTTTCCAAGGCGGAAATCGTCCGCAAGGGGAGCGAATTGGGTGTTCCGTTCCATTTGACCTGGTCTTGTTACCAAAATGAAAATTTGGCCTGCGGGGTGTGCGACAGCTGCCGGCTGCGGCTTAAAGGATTTGCCCAAGCGGGGATCGAAGACCCGATTCCCTACAAAAAGAAAGAGAGCATCCATGCGTGA
- the queD gene encoding 6-carboxytetrahydropterin synthase QueD has product MYEISVFTTFAASHHLAGYNGDCARDHGHNWKAEAVVTANGLDDVGIAIDFKEVKKLLKEITEPLDHRNLNDLPPFDQKNPTSENIAAWIYGELEKRLPSGVRPLKVRVWETEKYSVTYSK; this is encoded by the coding sequence ATGTACGAAATTTCGGTCTTTACAACCTTTGCCGCTTCCCACCATTTGGCGGGATACAACGGGGACTGCGCCCGCGACCACGGCCACAACTGGAAGGCCGAAGCGGTGGTGACCGCCAATGGATTGGATGATGTCGGCATCGCCATCGATTTCAAGGAGGTCAAAAAGCTGTTGAAGGAGATCACCGAGCCGCTGGACCATCGCAATCTGAACGACCTGCCGCCGTTTGACCAGAAAAATCCGACGTCGGAAAACATCGCCGCCTGGATTTACGGCGAGCTGGAAAAACGGCTTCCGTCCGGCGTCAGGCCGCTAAAGGTACGGGTCTGGGAAACGGAAAAATATTCAGTCACCTATTCCAAATGA
- the rpsF gene encoding 30S ribosomal protein S6, with product MQNYETTLILSPILPEAEWEAKVSRYEGLITAAGGEIKKKEIWGVRKLAYPIRHRSQGYYVFFQYQAPGELPRELERNIRLDEEILRHLTVVAKPVPTRPEPPTPQLEAKGVE from the coding sequence ATGCAAAACTACGAAACGACTTTGATTTTGTCCCCCATTCTGCCGGAAGCGGAATGGGAGGCGAAGGTTTCCCGCTACGAAGGGCTGATTACGGCCGCCGGCGGGGAAATCAAGAAGAAAGAAATTTGGGGGGTGCGCAAGCTGGCCTATCCCATCCGCCACCGCTCGCAGGGGTATTACGTCTTTTTCCAATATCAGGCGCCCGGGGAACTGCCGCGGGAGCTGGAGCGGAACATCCGGCTGGACGAGGAGATTCTGCGCCATTTGACCGTGGTGGCCAAGCCGGTTCCCACCCGCCCGGAGCCGCCGACGCCGCAGCTTGAAGCGAAAGGAGTGGAATAA